The Mercurialis annua linkage group LG8, ddMerAnnu1.2, whole genome shotgun sequence genome window below encodes:
- the LOC126659864 gene encoding exocyst complex component EXO70B1, whose translation MDPNISENNPQDKHFSRKCSNSYTHETNIIATNSDSNHDLDSLLETGTPKHDDGLKESSVEVEGVHQEIDNIGTNNESLPPETIFGDVDQFLSTLSEQENPSEGNDAGLEKAEKEEIPIFIENFLDLVSEKIDTHESSDGKVKWCNEPEGDSSFLEAVNRISKLTNSFSKLKSDPTHCALVNRIGVIQQRAMSYLEDEFRLLLEDYKTNVGSAQDHNRDGESSEMPVTESEESVDDEEDSFLGYSDEVIAILNKISKEMIEGGFESECCQVYMITRRHAFDECLNKVGFKKMSIDEVQKMQWEALEREIPAWINTFKECSNRYFPKEHKLAEAVFADNPSISSFLFSNLIRGVMIQLLNFTEGIAMTSCSAEKLFKFLDMYEILRDSIPAMDGLFTEQCENELKPEMITAKCRIGEAAISIFCDLENSIRSDSGKTTVPGGAVHPLTRYMVNYLKLSGEYIATLEQVFNEHSKIESESQDSHSNNGTESENDHSLFSVQLVRLMDLLDSNLEAKSKHYKDIGLGNIFMMNNVHYIYDKIKSSSEIHQVLGNTWSRKKSSDIRNYHKNYQREAWSKLLSCLAQDGLQVNGKVQKPVLKERCKNFYMMFDEIHRTQSSWVVKDGQLQSELRVSVSAIVIPAYRAFLGRFSQYLDPGRQYEKYIKYQPEDIENCIDQLFEGKPITSR comes from the coding sequence ATGGATCCTAACATCTCTGAAAACAATCCCCAAGATAAACATTTTTCAAGAAAATGTTCCAACTCTTACACCCATGAAACTAACATAATTGCAACAAATTCTGATTCTAATCATGATCTTGATTCTCTTCTTGAAACCGGTACTCCGAAACATGATGATGGATTGAAAGAATCATCCGTAGAGGTTGAAGGAGTTCATCAAGAGATTGATAATATCGGAACGAATAACGAGTCGCTGCCTCCTGAAACCATTTTCGGGGACGTTGATCAGTTTCTTTCAACTCTGTCTGAACAAGAGAATCCATCTGAAGGGAATGACGCGGGCCTAGAAAAAGCCGAAAAGGAAGAGATTCCTATATTCATTGAAAACTTTTTGGATCTTGTTTCTGAAAAGATTGATACACATGAATCTAGTGATGGGAAAGTTAAATGGTGTAATGAACCGGAGGGTGACTCGTCTTTTCTTGAAGCTGTAAATCGTATTTCGAAGCTAACTAATTCTTTTTCTAAATTGAAATCGGATCCAACTCATTGCGCGCTGGTTAACCGCATTGGTGTAATTCAGCAAAGAGCAATGTCTTATTTGGAAGATGAATTCAGGTTGCTTCTTGAAGACTATAAAACCAACGTTGGTAGCGCGCAAGATCACAACAGAGATGGCGAAAGTAGTGAAATGCCCGTAACGGAATCTGAGGAATCAGTCGATGACGAGGAGGACAGCTTTTTAGGATATTCGGATGAGGTAATTGCTATTCTGAATAAGATTTCTAAGGAAATGATAGAGGGAGGATTCGAATCGGAGTGTTGTCAAGTTTATATGATCACAAGGAGGCATGCTTTCGACGAGTGCTTGAACAAGGTGGGATTTAAGAAGATGAGCATTGATGAGGTGCAGAAAATGCAATGGGAAGCATTGGAAAGGGAGATCCCTGCATGGATTAACACTTTCAAGGAATGTTCTAATAGATACTTCCCGAAAGAACATAAGCTGGCGGAGGCGGTTTTCGCGGATAACCCATCAATTTCTTCCTTTCTTTTCAGCAATCTCATTCGCGGTGTTATGATTCAGCTCCTCAACTTTACCGAAGGGATCGCTATGACAAGTTGCTCGGCGGAAAAGCTATTCAAATTCTTAGATATGTATGAGATATTGCGCGATAGTATTCCAGCCATGGATGGTTTATTTACCGAACAATGTGAAAATGAGCTTAAACCGGAAATGATTACAGCAAAGTGCAGGATTGGGGAGGCTGCAATTAGTATATTTTGTGATCTGGAGAATTCGATCAGGTCCGATTCTGGAAAAACCACAGTTCCTGGTGGTGCAGTTCATCCTCTAACTAGATACATGGTGAATTACTTGAAATTATCAGGTGAATACATAGCAACACTTGAACAAGTCTTCAACGAACATTCAAAAATAGAAAGCGAATCTCAAGATAGCCACAGCAATAATGGTACCGAGTCGGAAAATGATCATTCTCTATTCTCGGTTCAATTAGTGAGACTTATGGATCTGTTAGACTCAAATTTGGAAGCGAAGTCGAAGCATTATAAGGATATAGGATTGGGTAACATTTTCATGATGAACAACGTACACTACATCTACGACAAGATCAAATCTTCGTCGGAGATCCACCAGGTCTTAGGGAACACTTGGAGTCGCAAGAAATCATCAGACATCAGAAATTACCATAAGAATTACCAAAGAGAGGCATGGAGTAAGTTACTGAGTTGCTTAGCACAAGATGGGTTACAGGTGAATGGAAAAGTACAGAAACCGGTGCTGAAAGAAAGGTGCAAGAACTTCTATATGATGTTTGATGAAATCCACAGGACACAAAGCTCATGGGTGGTTAAGGATGGCCAGCTTCAATCCGAACTTAGGGTTTCGGTATCCGCAATAGTGATTCCGGCATATCGAGCATTCTTGGGGAGGTTTTCGCAGTATCTAGACCCCGGAAGACAGTATGAGAAATACATTAAGTACCAGCCTGAAGATATTGAGAATTGCATTGATCAGCTATTTGAAGGGAAGCCCATAACCAGCagatga
- the LOC126660062 gene encoding uncharacterized protein LOC126660062, which translates to MDKFVIRTSKNINSCDREDNLGTISGEKRARVEFDSTSLIADPANQISIDDYEINIRDEVRRAYVLKGPCQPKSHMFPQKKFGKQNRSFQKTWFIDYLWLEYSVSKDAGFCFWCYLFKPPKPKSQGGREVFTKTGFINWKNAKVSLGEHIGNVDSDHNYAARKYQAYKNQRQSVEHIFAKHSSDMEVAYRTRLTAVLDAIRFLLKQGLAFRGHDESSDSLSRGNFIELLQRDCDHNEEIAKVLNINAPGNNQMTYGKIQKELVNACAEEVRTIIINDIGDRVFSLMVDESRDNSVKEQMAIMVRYVDGHGEILERFLSVEHVADTSSHTLKQTIDNFFAKYGLSISRLRGQAYDGASNMRGEFNGLKSLILNENPYARYVHCFAHQLQLAVVAVAKTLPIIENSFSYLSLLVNTVGASCKRKDALRQSQHDLMVTRLENGEISSGRGLHQETSLVRPGDTRWGSHYQTILRILLMWSSVMEVLGNVHDDATGSKEKGAALGLLDRMENFEFVFTLHLMKKVLAITNGLSQVLQEKNQNIVNALDMVRAVKVKFQSFREDGWNDLFDEIRKFCVKNSIDVPNLEDSLSNRWRSKREGQTITYSHRFRVEIFSEVIDVIVQEMNDRFSEGNLELLSCLTCLDPRQSFSRFDALKLHRLAELYPDDFSTFDLILLSDQLEIYIHDVRQNADFVELVGLGELAKKLIETEKYTVYPLIYRLIELALVLPVSTASVERAFSAMNIIKTDLRNKMGDEFLSDSLSCFIEKQIFVKIDDEPILQRFQSMQTRRIQLPPRGRD; encoded by the exons ATGGACAAATTTGTTATTAGAACGTCAAAAAATATCAACTCTTGTGATAGAGAAGATAATTTGGGTACTATTTCGGGAGAAAAGAGAGCACGTGTTGAGTTTGATTCTACAAGTTTAATTGCGGATCCTGCAAATCAGATTTCGATTGATGATTACGAAATCAATATTAGAGATGAAGTGAGACGTGCATATGTGCTTAAAGGTCCCTGTCAACCAAAAAGTCATATGTTTCCTCagaaaaaatttggaaaacaaaatAGAAGTTTTCAAAAGACTTGGTTTATTGACTATTTGTGGTTGGAGTATAGTGTATCAAAAGATGCGGGATTTTGTTTTTGGTGTTATTTGTTTAAACCACCAAAGCCTAAGTCTCAAGGTGGTCGAGAAGTGTTCACAAAAACGGGATTCATTAATTGGAAGAATGCGAAAGTTAGCTTGGGAGAACATATTGGAAATGTTGATAGTGACCACAATTATGCAGCGAGAAAATATCAAGCATACAAAAATCAACGACAAAGTGTGGAGCACATATTTGCTAAACACTCTTCTGACATGGAGGTTGCTTATCGTACTCGATTGACGGCGGTTTTAGATGCAATCAGGTTCTTACTCAAGCAAGGATTAGCTTTTCGTGGGCATGATGAGTCGAGTGATTCATTGAGTAGAGGAAATTTCATTGAGTTGCTTCAAAGGGATTGTGACCATAATGAAGAGATTGCAAAGGTGCTAAATATTAATGCTCCAG GAAACAATCAAATGACTTatggaaaaattcaaaaagaattgGTGAATGCTTGTGCTGAAGAAGTGAGAACTATCATTATTAATGACATTGGAGATCGCGTTTTCTCACTCATGGTTGACGAATCTCGTGATAACTCAGTGAAAGAACAAATGGCAATTATGGTGAGATACGTTGATGGTCATGGAGAGATTCTCGAGAGGTTTCTTTCAGTTGAGCATGTAGCAGATACTTCATCACACACTTTAAAGCAAactattgataatttttttgcaaaGTACGGACTTTCAATATCTAGACTGCGAGGGCAAGCATATGATGGGGCTTCAAACATGCGTGGAGAATTCAACGGTTTAAAATCGCTCATACTTAATGAGAATCCTTATGCTAGGTATGTTCATTGTTTTGCTCACCAGCTTCAATTGGCGGTTGTTGCTGTTGCAAAAACATTACCAATTATTGAGAATTCATTTAGTTATTTATCCCTGCTTGTGAACACTGTTGGAGCTTCATGTAAAAGAAAAGATGCACTCAGACAAAGCCAACATGATCTTATGGTCACACGATTGGAAAATGGTGAAATCTCTTCAGGAAGAGGGTTGCATCAAGAGACAAGTCTTGTAAGACCTGGAGACACAAGATGGGGTTCTCATTATCAAACGATACTTCGTATATTATTAATGTGGTCTTCAGTAATGGAAGTGCTTGGGAATGTTCATGATGATGCGACTGGTTCAAAGGAAAAAGGTGCAGCTTTGGGTTTACTTGACAGaatggaaaattttgaattcgTATTCACCTTGCATTTGATGAAAAAAGTATTGGCAATTACAAATGGATTATCACAAGTTTTACAagagaaaaatcaaaatattgtcAATGCTTTGGACATGGTACGTGCTGTAAAGGTCAAGTTCCAATCATTTAGGGAGGATGGATGGAATGATCTTTTTGATGAGATTCGCAAGTTTTGTGTCAAGAATTCTATTGATGTACCGAATTTGGAAGATAGTTTATCGAATCGTTGGCGGTCAAAACGTGAAGGTCAAACTATAACATATTCTCATCGTTTCCGTGTGGAAATATTTTCTGAg GTTATTGATGTGATTGTGCAAGAGATGAATGACCGTTTCTCTGAAGGAAATCTCGAGTTGCTTTCTTGCTTAACCTGTCTTGATCCAAGACAATCGTTTTCTAGATTTGATGCCTTGAAATTGCATCGTCTTGCCGAGCTTTATCCAGATGATTTTTCtacatttgatttgattttgttgAGTGATCAATTGGAGATATACATACATGATGTGAGGCAAAATGCTGATTTTGTTGAACTTGTGGGACTCGGGGAACTTGCAAAGAAGCTGATTGAAACAGAGAAGTACACTGTTTACCCTCTTATTTATCGATTGATTGAATTGGCATTGGTTTTGCCAGTTTCAACTGCTTCAGTTGAAAGAGCATTTTCAGCAATGAATATCATCAAGACCGATTTGCGTAACAAAATGGGGGATGAATTTCTAAGCGACAGCTTATCATGTTTTATTGAGAAACAAATTTTTGTGAAGATTGACGACGAGCCCATTTTGCAACGCTTTCAGAGTATGCAGACGCGAAGAATACAATTGCCTCCCCGCGGTCGAGACTAA